One window of Robiginitalea biformata HTCC2501 genomic DNA carries:
- the murI gene encoding glutamate racemase, whose protein sequence is MERNPRDAPVGVFDSGVGGLTIWHELVRLLPAEHTIYLADSANAPYGGQSPGAILELARKNTRWLLERGCKLIVVACNTATTNAIDRLRAEFPVPFIGIEPAIKPAALNSRSGKIGVLATRGTLSSSLFASTSRNFGSGIEIVEQEGVDLVERIESAGPDDPELRDILERLLKPMLLQGIDYLVLGCTHYPLLKPTLEHLLPEGVRILDCGLPVARQSRAILEREGLLRDAGGPVRHELLTNGDPGVMRQVLLQLGHKQVPRREAF, encoded by the coding sequence ATGGAACGAAATCCGAGAGATGCGCCCGTGGGGGTATTCGACTCAGGGGTCGGGGGGCTCACGATCTGGCACGAACTGGTTCGTTTGCTGCCTGCCGAGCACACGATCTACCTGGCCGACAGTGCCAACGCCCCCTATGGCGGACAATCGCCCGGGGCCATCCTGGAGCTTGCACGCAAGAATACGCGCTGGCTGCTGGAGCGGGGCTGTAAACTCATCGTGGTAGCCTGCAATACCGCCACCACGAATGCGATTGACCGGTTACGGGCCGAATTCCCGGTGCCGTTTATCGGGATCGAGCCCGCCATCAAACCCGCTGCCCTGAATTCCCGATCGGGGAAAATCGGCGTGCTGGCCACCCGGGGGACGCTTTCCAGCTCCCTCTTCGCCTCTACGTCGCGGAATTTCGGATCGGGCATCGAAATTGTGGAGCAGGAAGGGGTGGATCTTGTGGAACGCATCGAATCCGCCGGGCCGGACGATCCGGAATTGCGGGATATCCTGGAGCGATTGCTCAAACCGATGCTCCTCCAGGGGATCGACTACCTGGTACTCGGATGCACCCACTACCCGTTGTTGAAGCCCACATTGGAGCACCTGCTGCCCGAAGGGGTCCGGATCCTGGACTGCGGGCTTCCCGTAGCCCGGCAGTCCAGGGCTATCCTGGAAAGGGAAGGACTGTTGCGGGACGCCGGCGGACCGGTACGCCACGAGTTGCTGACCAACGGGGATCCCGGCGTGATGCGGCAAGTGCTTCTGCAATTGGGGCATAAACAGGTTCCCCGGAGAGAAGCATTCTAA
- a CDS encoding OmpH family outer membrane protein, whose product MRSKFICAALTLCISGMALAQRGVRIGYVDMEYILENVEEYREASDQLDNKVLQWKSEVEERQRAIDQQKKDLQAERVLLTDELIAEREEEIAILENELLDYQQDRFGPNGDLVLQKQRLIQPIQDQVFNEVQKIGANKSYDFIFDKSADVVMLYSEKRHDISDLVLRSIARTRRVSSPPQQRNDRLEDFEAEEAEEPVSEALIERQQRAEEAAEARAREAEDYRAQQLKLREERKKAYEARRQKLLEEREARRKAREEERQNATEQAKDTITDN is encoded by the coding sequence ATGCGATCAAAATTTATTTGTGCAGCCCTGACCCTCTGCATTTCCGGAATGGCCCTGGCCCAGCGCGGCGTCCGCATCGGGTATGTGGACATGGAGTACATCCTGGAGAACGTCGAGGAGTACCGGGAAGCCAGCGACCAGCTGGACAACAAGGTACTGCAGTGGAAATCGGAAGTTGAAGAGCGGCAACGAGCCATCGACCAGCAAAAGAAGGACCTGCAGGCAGAGCGGGTACTGTTGACGGATGAATTGATCGCCGAGCGGGAAGAAGAAATTGCAATCCTGGAAAACGAATTGCTGGATTACCAGCAGGATCGATTTGGACCGAATGGCGATCTGGTGTTGCAGAAACAACGTTTGATACAGCCGATACAGGATCAGGTTTTCAACGAAGTACAGAAAATCGGAGCCAATAAAAGTTATGATTTTATTTTTGATAAATCTGCGGATGTTGTAATGTTGTACTCCGAAAAAAGGCACGATATCAGCGACTTGGTATTGCGCTCAATCGCCCGGACGCGGAGGGTCAGCAGCCCCCCGCAGCAGCGGAACGACCGCCTCGAGGATTTCGAAGCGGAAGAGGCGGAGGAGCCGGTTTCGGAGGCCCTGATAGAGCGCCAGCAGCGCGCCGAGGAGGCCGCCGAGGCCCGCGCCAGGGAAGCCGAGGATTACCGGGCGCAGCAGCTGAAGTTGCGGGAAGAACGGAAAAAGGCCTACGAGGCCCGGCGCCAGAAGCTCCTCGAAGAGCGGGAGGCCCGACGCAAGGCCCGGGAGGAAGAACGGCAGAATGCCACCGAACAGGCCAAGGATACAATAACGGATAACTAA
- the egtB gene encoding ergothioneine biosynthesis protein EgtB, with product MPVTATLADRLLSTRSHSEALCQPLQTEDYVVQPIEDVSPPKWHLGHTTWFFEEFVLKPFVPGYSVFHEDYAFVFNSYYESLGERVIRANRGNLSRPSVQGVYKYRRHVTEKLMEFLEGEVPAEACDLVEVGIHHEQQHQELLLTDIKYILGNNPLLPAYSDCGPEEFPKLGAAEWITVPGGHYDIGHRGEGFCFDNELGRHQVLLGDFEIASLPVTNRDMLDFIADGGYRRFDLWHAEGWDWVNREGIRAPLYWHERDGQWQYYTLKGLQPVDPEAPLAHISFYEAYALAEWKGFRLPTEFEWEAAQEAFGWGNRWEWTGSAYLPYPGYRKAPGALGEYNGKFMVSQHVLRGASVATPHGHSRPTYRNFFHPHLRWQYTGLRLAR from the coding sequence ATGCCCGTTACCGCTACCCTGGCAGACCGCCTGCTAAGTACCCGATCCCATTCCGAAGCCCTCTGCCAGCCCTTACAGACTGAAGATTACGTCGTACAGCCCATCGAGGACGTCTCCCCGCCCAAATGGCATCTGGGACACACCACCTGGTTCTTTGAGGAGTTCGTTTTGAAGCCCTTCGTCCCGGGCTATTCGGTTTTTCACGAAGATTACGCCTTTGTTTTTAACAGCTATTACGAAAGCCTGGGCGAACGGGTGATACGGGCCAACCGCGGCAATCTCTCCCGTCCCTCCGTGCAGGGGGTCTACAAATACCGGCGCCACGTTACCGAAAAACTGATGGAATTCCTGGAAGGCGAGGTGCCCGCAGAGGCCTGCGATCTTGTGGAAGTGGGCATCCACCACGAACAGCAACACCAGGAACTCCTGCTTACCGACATCAAGTATATCCTGGGCAACAACCCCTTGCTCCCGGCGTACAGCGACTGCGGGCCGGAGGAATTTCCAAAGTTGGGGGCCGCGGAATGGATAACGGTTCCCGGGGGACATTACGATATCGGCCACCGGGGGGAGGGCTTCTGTTTTGACAATGAGCTCGGGCGGCACCAGGTACTCCTGGGGGATTTTGAAATTGCCAGCCTGCCGGTGACCAATCGGGATATGCTGGATTTTATCGCTGACGGGGGCTACCGGCGTTTCGACCTCTGGCACGCCGAAGGCTGGGACTGGGTAAACCGGGAAGGCATCCGGGCGCCCCTCTACTGGCACGAGCGGGACGGGCAGTGGCAGTATTATACGCTAAAAGGCCTGCAACCGGTAGACCCGGAAGCCCCCCTGGCCCATATTTCCTTTTACGAAGCCTACGCCCTGGCCGAATGGAAAGGTTTCCGGCTGCCCACCGAATTTGAGTGGGAAGCTGCCCAGGAGGCATTTGGCTGGGGCAACCGCTGGGAATGGACCGGAAGTGCCTACCTGCCCTATCCGGGATACCGGAAAGCCCCGGGGGCGCTGGGCGAGTACAACGGGAAATTCATGGTGAGCCAGCACGTGTTGCGCGGCGCTTCGGTGGCCACCCCACATGGCCATTCCCGGCCGACGTACCGCAATTTCTTTCACCCGCACCTCCGGTGGCAATACACCGGCCTCCGGCTGGCCCGCTAA
- a CDS encoding dihydrofolate reductase, with amino-acid sequence MKEIILIAAAGENNELGRESDLPWHLPDDFKRFKELTMGHPMIMGRKTFDTFPKPLPGRKHIILTRDPDYRADHPACRVVDSMDRALEAADGAETVYIIGGGEIYRQALPLATKIELTRVHGTFPADTFFPEIDRNDWDLTNSHRHPADAQHAHPFTYQTYERKS; translated from the coding sequence GTGAAAGAGATTATCCTCATTGCGGCTGCAGGGGAAAACAACGAGCTGGGCCGGGAATCCGACCTGCCATGGCACCTCCCTGACGATTTTAAGCGTTTTAAAGAGCTGACCATGGGGCACCCGATGATTATGGGGCGCAAAACCTTCGACACCTTCCCAAAACCCTTGCCCGGGAGGAAACACATCATCCTCACACGAGATCCGGACTATCGGGCAGACCATCCGGCATGTCGCGTGGTGGATTCCATGGACCGGGCCCTGGAAGCAGCGGACGGGGCGGAAACCGTCTATATTATCGGAGGGGGTGAGATCTACCGCCAGGCGCTGCCACTGGCTACGAAAATTGAATTGACGCGTGTTCACGGCACCTTCCCGGCGGACACCTTTTTCCCGGAAATCGACCGGAACGACTGGGATCTCACAAACTCCCACCGGCATCCCGCGGATGCGCAACACGCACACCCCTTTACCTACCAGACCTACGAGCGCAAATCTTAG
- a CDS encoding NupC/NupG family nucleoside CNT transporter: protein MSRTIRFKAIACLGITGFALAFPDQLSAQVDSLASTALDTTLLNDAQPSQAVPNQGFTLESLGRGALGMAVLLLLAFAFSANRKRINWKTAGIGLGIQLLLAIGILKIPAVQWFFNMLGGFFNSILEYTLAGSTFIFGNLMDLDNPNIGYVFAFQILPTIIFFSALTSVLYYLGVIQKIVRGLAWLLTRSLGISGPESLSVAGNIFLGQTEAPLLIKAYLEKMNRSEILLVMIGGMATVAGGVLAAYIGFLGGNDPALRLEFARHLIAASVMAAPGAIVVSKVLYPQTEPVDSVIRITDEKIGSNLLDAIANGTTEGLKLAVNVGAMLLVFVAFIAMINGILDWTGGTTGINAWIAERTPYENLSLEAILGAVFAPLMWLIGVHADDMMQMGQLLGIKLAASEFVGYIQLADLKDGAGSTGLGYQKSIIMATYMLCGFANFASIGIQIGGIGSLAPGQRKTLSEFGMRAVLGGTLASLLSATIAGMILG, encoded by the coding sequence TTGTCAAGGACTATCCGGTTCAAAGCGATCGCATGCCTCGGAATCACCGGGTTTGCCCTGGCCTTTCCCGATCAATTATCCGCCCAGGTGGACAGCCTGGCCAGCACCGCCCTGGACACCACCCTGTTGAATGACGCGCAACCCAGCCAGGCAGTGCCCAATCAGGGGTTTACCCTGGAATCGCTTGGCCGCGGGGCACTGGGCATGGCCGTCCTGCTGCTCCTCGCCTTTGCATTCAGTGCCAACCGCAAACGGATCAACTGGAAAACCGCAGGTATCGGCCTGGGCATCCAGCTGCTCCTGGCCATCGGCATCCTGAAAATACCGGCCGTCCAGTGGTTTTTTAATATGCTCGGGGGGTTTTTCAACAGCATCCTGGAATACACCCTGGCCGGGAGCACCTTTATTTTCGGGAACCTGATGGACCTGGACAATCCGAATATCGGCTATGTATTTGCCTTCCAGATTTTGCCGACGATCATTTTCTTTTCGGCCCTTACCTCGGTACTCTATTACCTGGGCGTCATCCAGAAAATAGTTCGCGGGCTGGCCTGGCTCCTGACGCGTTCCCTGGGTATTTCGGGCCCGGAGAGCCTCAGTGTGGCAGGGAATATCTTTCTGGGGCAGACGGAAGCCCCGCTGCTCATCAAGGCCTACCTGGAAAAAATGAACCGATCGGAAATCCTGCTGGTGATGATCGGGGGCATGGCCACGGTAGCCGGGGGCGTATTAGCCGCCTATATCGGGTTCCTGGGGGGGAACGATCCGGCACTCCGCCTGGAATTTGCCCGCCACCTGATTGCCGCGTCCGTTATGGCAGCCCCCGGGGCAATCGTCGTTTCCAAGGTGTTGTATCCCCAGACCGAGCCGGTGGACAGCGTCATCCGGATCACGGATGAAAAAATCGGGAGTAACCTGTTGGACGCCATTGCAAACGGCACAACCGAAGGCCTGAAACTGGCCGTAAACGTCGGGGCCATGCTCCTGGTGTTCGTAGCCTTTATCGCCATGATCAACGGAATACTGGACTGGACCGGGGGAACAACAGGCATCAATGCCTGGATCGCCGAACGAACGCCCTACGAGAACCTGTCGCTCGAAGCCATCCTGGGGGCCGTTTTTGCCCCGCTCATGTGGCTGATCGGCGTACACGCAGACGATATGATGCAGATGGGGCAGCTGCTGGGGATCAAGCTGGCCGCCAGCGAATTTGTAGGGTATATCCAGCTGGCAGACCTCAAGGACGGGGCAGGCTCCACCGGCCTGGGGTACCAGAAATCCATCATCATGGCCACCTACATGCTCTGCGGCTTTGCGAATTTCGCCTCCATCGGCATCCAGATCGGGGGCATCGGTTCCCTGGCCCCGGGACAGCGAAAAACCCTGTCCGAATTCGGTATGCGGGCCGTTCTGGGAGGCACGCTCGCCTCGTTGCTCTCGGCCACCATCGCCGGGATGATCCTGGGGTAA
- a CDS encoding OmpH family outer membrane protein: MKQVIKVAVAVVMFVAATGFVQAQHKTAHINVAELLQQMPEMKAAQAELKKLQETYQADIKSSLDELQNKFTQYNNEASSMSQEENQKRALELQGFERNIGEAQQAAQQELAKKQQELFDPISKKAKAAIEKVAAAQGFQYVLDSSPGSGVIVATGKDLLSDVKQELGF; encoded by the coding sequence ATGAAACAAGTAATTAAGGTAGCAGTAGCAGTAGTTATGTTTGTGGCTGCCACCGGTTTTGTCCAGGCGCAACACAAGACGGCACACATCAATGTGGCGGAGCTCCTGCAGCAGATGCCGGAAATGAAGGCTGCCCAGGCGGAGCTGAAGAAGCTCCAGGAAACCTACCAGGCGGATATCAAGAGTTCCCTGGATGAATTGCAGAACAAATTCACGCAATACAACAACGAAGCGAGTTCCATGTCCCAGGAAGAAAACCAGAAGCGGGCGCTGGAACTGCAGGGCTTTGAAAGGAATATCGGCGAAGCGCAACAAGCTGCGCAGCAGGAGCTGGCCAAGAAGCAGCAGGAACTGTTCGACCCGATTTCCAAGAAAGCCAAGGCTGCCATCGAAAAGGTGGCTGCGGCCCAGGGCTTCCAGTACGTTCTGGATTCCAGCCCGGGTTCCGGGGTGATTGTGGCAACCGGCAAGGACCTGCTCAGCGACGTAAAGCAGGAGCTCGGCTTCTGA
- a CDS encoding aminotransferase class V-fold PLP-dependent enzyme codes for MTPFRHFRNQFPALRRYTYLNTAAWGLLHESVLEWRQEHDLDYLIGGSVHKMDCLDILDRTRERIGACFGCPAGQVALVPNFSIGLNLLLEGLPKGSRVVLLEGDYPSLNWPFLSRDFRVEVLPSDPSPEEQILGALRTGPVDVLALSLVRWIDGLLIEPDFLARVKSEFPDLLIIADGTQYLGAFQLDLAASGIDVLGASGYKWLLGGNGNGFMLFGQGATERFQPPSSGFNASGHDLSGREGISLPRSLEPGHLDLLCFGSLNKSLELLQDIGLDVIEAQSRTMSAQVVEALQSLGLDTPVVHRPRHSTIFNIPRSEDALMERLSGAGLVCSRRGGGIRVSFHCYNSENDLDQLVELLK; via the coding sequence ATGACTCCATTCCGGCACTTCCGCAACCAGTTCCCCGCCCTGAGGCGATATACCTACCTGAACACAGCAGCCTGGGGACTGCTGCACGAATCCGTCCTGGAGTGGCGGCAGGAGCACGACCTGGACTACCTCATTGGCGGCAGCGTCCATAAGATGGACTGCCTGGATATCCTGGACCGGACCCGGGAGCGCATAGGAGCCTGTTTTGGCTGCCCGGCTGGCCAGGTGGCCCTTGTCCCGAACTTTTCCATTGGCCTGAACCTCCTGCTGGAAGGCCTGCCGAAAGGGAGCCGGGTAGTTTTGCTGGAAGGGGATTACCCGTCCCTGAACTGGCCGTTTCTCAGTCGGGATTTCCGGGTAGAGGTGCTCCCGTCGGACCCTTCGCCAGAGGAGCAGATCCTCGGGGCGCTGCGCACAGGGCCCGTGGATGTGCTGGCGCTGAGCCTCGTCCGGTGGATAGACGGCCTGCTGATTGAACCGGATTTCCTGGCCCGCGTGAAATCCGAATTTCCGGACCTGCTGATCATTGCGGACGGGACCCAGTATCTCGGCGCCTTCCAGTTGGATCTGGCAGCCAGCGGCATCGACGTGCTGGGGGCAAGCGGGTACAAATGGCTCCTGGGGGGAAATGGCAATGGATTTATGCTGTTCGGGCAGGGGGCAACGGAGCGATTCCAACCTCCTTCCTCGGGCTTTAACGCCTCGGGACACGACCTTTCGGGACGGGAGGGGATATCCCTCCCGCGCAGCCTGGAACCCGGGCACCTGGACCTGCTCTGCTTCGGCAGCCTGAACAAATCCCTGGAATTGCTGCAGGACATTGGCCTGGATGTGATTGAGGCGCAGAGCCGCACCATGAGTGCCCAGGTGGTAGAGGCCTTGCAATCCCTCGGGCTGGATACCCCGGTTGTACACCGGCCCCGCCACAGTACGATTTTCAACATTCCCCGCTCCGAAGACGCCCTGATGGAGCGCCTGAGCGGCGCCGGCCTGGTCTGCTCCAGGCGGGGGGGAGGGATCCGGGTAAGTTTCCATTGCTACAATTCGGAGAACGACCTGGACCAGTTGGTGGAACTGCTGAAATAA
- a CDS encoding thymidylate synthase, protein MKQYHDLLRHVLKEGLEKTDRTGTGTVSVFGYQMRFDLSEGFPLVTTKKIHVKSVIHELLWFLRGDTNIAYLKENGVRIWNEWADENGDLGPVYGHQWRNWNSEGLDQIAQVVETIRNNPDSRRMLVAAWNPSVLPDTSRTFAENVADGKAALPPCHAFFQFYVADGKLSCQLYQRSADIFLGVPFNIASYALLTLMVAQVCNLQPGEFIHTFGDAHIYNNHREQIRLQLSREPRPLPTMELNPEVTDLFAFRYEDFTLHNYDPHPLIRGRVAV, encoded by the coding sequence ATGAAACAGTACCACGACCTGCTCCGGCACGTTTTGAAAGAAGGATTGGAAAAAACCGACCGTACCGGCACGGGAACGGTAAGCGTATTCGGCTACCAGATGCGCTTTGACCTCTCGGAGGGATTCCCCCTGGTCACCACCAAAAAAATCCACGTGAAATCCGTCATCCACGAACTGCTCTGGTTCCTGCGCGGGGACACGAATATCGCATACCTGAAAGAGAACGGGGTCCGCATCTGGAACGAATGGGCAGACGAAAACGGCGACCTGGGGCCTGTTTACGGGCATCAGTGGCGCAACTGGAACAGCGAGGGTCTGGACCAGATTGCCCAGGTTGTGGAAACCATCCGCAACAACCCGGACAGCCGCCGGATGCTGGTGGCCGCCTGGAACCCGTCCGTTTTGCCGGACACCTCCAGGACATTTGCGGAAAACGTCGCCGACGGCAAGGCCGCCCTCCCCCCCTGCCACGCCTTTTTCCAATTTTATGTCGCCGACGGGAAACTCTCCTGCCAGCTTTACCAGCGTTCAGCGGACATCTTCCTGGGAGTTCCCTTCAACATCGCCTCGTACGCGCTGCTGACACTGATGGTGGCACAGGTCTGCAACCTGCAGCCGGGGGAATTCATCCACACCTTTGGCGATGCACATATCTACAACAACCACCGGGAGCAAATCCGGCTGCAGCTCAGCCGGGAACCCCGGCCGCTGCCGACCATGGAACTCAACCCGGAGGTGACCGACCTGTTCGCTTTCCGCTACGAAGACTTTACCCTGCACAACTACGACCCGCATCCGCTGATCCGGGGGAGGGTTGCTGTTTGA
- a CDS encoding L-histidine N(alpha)-methyltransferase, whose protein sequence is MQQKTPTATEAFSEAVRKGLTQYPKSLPSRFIYDARGDALFQRIMKMPGYYLTRCETEIFNRHKEAIASRFADTGSPFNLIELGAGDGKKTRLLLRELLRLDTPFSYMPVDISENALSGLVATLKQELPDLRCSPWQGTYFEVLREIGRMKDQRKVILFLGSNIGNLLHPQALSFLKELRETMGREDYLFIGFDQKKDPATVQAAYDDPEGITEAFNKNILGRINRELGGTFDPGKFRHWEVYDPETGTAKSYLVAGEPMRVEVRDLDLEVEFERWETIHTEISQKYDDRVVEWLAREAGLVIDGHYADSRGYYKDYLFRLA, encoded by the coding sequence ATGCAGCAAAAAACACCCACTGCCACAGAGGCCTTCTCCGAAGCTGTCCGCAAGGGACTGACCCAGTACCCGAAAAGCCTGCCCTCCCGATTCATCTACGATGCCCGGGGGGATGCCCTATTCCAGCGCATCATGAAAATGCCCGGCTACTACCTGACGCGGTGCGAAACGGAAATATTCAACCGGCACAAGGAGGCGATCGCCAGCCGGTTTGCCGACACCGGTTCCCCTTTTAACCTCATCGAACTCGGGGCCGGGGATGGAAAAAAGACCCGGTTGCTGCTCCGGGAGTTGCTCCGGCTGGATACCCCTTTCAGCTATATGCCGGTGGATATCAGCGAGAATGCGCTCTCCGGGCTGGTGGCCACACTAAAGCAGGAACTCCCCGACCTCCGGTGTTCCCCCTGGCAGGGTACCTATTTTGAAGTCCTCCGGGAAATCGGCCGGATGAAGGACCAGCGCAAAGTGATCCTTTTCCTGGGGTCGAATATCGGCAACCTGTTGCACCCGCAGGCCCTGTCGTTCTTAAAGGAACTCCGGGAAACTATGGGCCGTGAGGATTATTTGTTTATTGGCTTTGACCAGAAAAAGGACCCGGCCACCGTCCAGGCGGCCTACGACGACCCCGAGGGGATCACCGAAGCCTTCAACAAGAATATCCTCGGGAGGATCAACCGGGAGTTGGGCGGTACATTCGACCCGGGGAAATTCCGGCATTGGGAGGTCTACGACCCGGAGACGGGCACGGCAAAAAGCTACCTGGTGGCCGGGGAACCCATGCGCGTGGAGGTTCGGGATCTGGACCTGGAGGTGGAATTTGAACGATGGGAAACGATCCACACGGAGATCTCCCAGAAGTATGACGACCGGGTGGTGGAATGGCTTGCCCGCGAGGCCGGGCTGGTTATCGACGGCCACTATGCGGATTCCCGCGGGTACTACAAGGACTACCTGTTTCGTTTGGCCTGA
- a CDS encoding isoamylase early set domain-containing protein translates to MAIKKQYLKTKPVCKVTFTVPAEDAKKVAVVGDFNNWNPKGSLLKKLKNGTFKGTFDLPSESSYEFRYLVDGAYVNDEAADRYQWNDFAGAENAVIEI, encoded by the coding sequence ATGGCGATTAAAAAACAATACCTGAAAACCAAGCCGGTCTGTAAGGTAACATTCACCGTCCCGGCCGAAGATGCAAAGAAAGTTGCAGTCGTCGGGGACTTCAACAACTGGAATCCCAAGGGGAGCCTCCTGAAAAAACTGAAGAACGGCACCTTCAAGGGCACCTTTGACCTGCCCAGCGAAAGCTCTTACGAATTCCGCTACCTGGTAGACGGGGCCTATGTCAATGACGAAGCTGCCGACCGCTACCAGTGGAACGATTTTGCCGGTGCTGAAAATGCCGTGATCGAAATCTAG
- a CDS encoding 2TM domain-containing protein produces MFSKNKNNRELDLEQHEQVEYAQSRIRQKKRLYAHFVIFLIGSVFLIVINKILKYGAEYDWFLWAMLLWAFLLAIHLVNVFITNRFMGREWERAQRERLVRKQKERIRELESEIASTPPQGDTPKKKAP; encoded by the coding sequence ATGTTCTCCAAAAACAAAAATAACCGGGAGCTGGACCTGGAACAACACGAACAGGTGGAATACGCCCAAAGCCGTATCCGACAGAAAAAACGGCTTTACGCGCATTTTGTGATCTTCCTGATAGGCAGCGTATTCCTGATCGTCATCAATAAGATCCTGAAATACGGGGCGGAATACGACTGGTTCCTCTGGGCGATGCTCCTCTGGGCCTTCCTCCTGGCGATCCACCTGGTCAACGTCTTCATCACCAACCGGTTTATGGGCCGGGAATGGGAACGCGCCCAGCGCGAACGCCTGGTCCGGAAACAAAAAGAGCGCATCCGGGAGCTGGAATCGGAAATCGCCTCCACCCCCCCTCAAGGCGATACCCCGAAAAAAAAAGCGCCGTGA